In Chlorogloeopsis sp. ULAP01, the following are encoded in one genomic region:
- the ffh gene encoding signal recognition particle protein: MFDALADRLESAWKKLRGQDKISQSNIQDALREVRRALLEADVNLQVVKEFIGEIEAKAQGAEVIAGVRPDQQFIKIVYDELVQVMGETNVPLAQAENKPTVVLMAGLQGTGKTTATAKLALHLRKLDRSCLMVATDVYRPAAIDQLVTLGKQIEVPVFEMGSDADPVEIARQGVECGKAEGVDTVIIDTAGRLQIDADMMAELIRIKQTVQPDETLLVVDAMTGQEAANLTRTFHEQVGITGAILTKLDGDSRGGAALSVRRISGAPIKFVGVGEKVEALQPFYPDRMASRILGMGDVLTLVEKAQEEIDLADAEKMQEKILAAKFDFTDFLKQLRLLKNMGSLGGIIKMIPGMNKLTDDQLQKGETQLKRCEAMINSMTPQERKNPDLLASSPSRRRRVAAGSGYKEPDVSKLVSDFQKMRSMMQQMGQGRFPGMPGMFGGGMGGDPYAAAGNRPAAPGWRGYGGAASTKKKPKKDKKKKGFGTL; encoded by the coding sequence ATGTTTGATGCACTTGCTGACCGTTTAGAATCTGCCTGGAAAAAACTGCGGGGACAGGACAAAATTTCCCAATCCAATATTCAAGATGCCTTGCGGGAAGTTCGCCGTGCCTTGTTGGAGGCAGATGTCAATCTCCAGGTAGTCAAAGAATTTATTGGCGAGATTGAAGCCAAAGCACAGGGAGCCGAGGTAATTGCTGGAGTACGCCCCGATCAACAGTTCATCAAAATTGTATACGATGAGTTGGTACAGGTAATGGGGGAAACAAATGTACCCCTAGCGCAAGCAGAAAATAAACCTACGGTTGTGCTGATGGCTGGGTTGCAGGGTACAGGAAAAACCACTGCTACTGCTAAGTTAGCGCTACATTTACGGAAATTAGATCGCAGCTGCTTAATGGTAGCAACAGACGTATATCGTCCAGCAGCGATCGACCAACTCGTCACCTTGGGTAAGCAAATCGAAGTTCCAGTTTTTGAAATGGGAAGCGATGCCGATCCCGTTGAGATTGCCCGGCAGGGTGTAGAGTGTGGCAAAGCAGAAGGAGTTGATACCGTAATCATTGATACTGCCGGACGTCTGCAAATTGACGCAGATATGATGGCAGAGTTAATTCGCATTAAACAAACAGTTCAGCCTGATGAAACTCTGTTGGTGGTTGATGCAATGACCGGGCAAGAAGCAGCAAATCTTACCCGCACATTCCACGAACAGGTTGGTATTACTGGCGCAATTCTTACCAAGCTCGATGGTGATAGTCGTGGCGGTGCAGCACTATCTGTACGACGGATTTCCGGAGCGCCGATTAAATTTGTTGGTGTCGGAGAAAAAGTTGAAGCTCTGCAACCGTTTTATCCCGATCGCATGGCATCGCGAATTCTCGGTATGGGCGATGTCCTCACTCTGGTAGAAAAAGCCCAAGAAGAAATTGATCTTGCTGATGCCGAAAAAATGCAGGAGAAAATCCTGGCAGCAAAGTTCGATTTTACAGACTTTCTCAAACAGTTGCGCTTGCTGAAAAATATGGGTTCCCTGGGAGGCATTATTAAGATGATCCCCGGAATGAACAAGCTCACAGACGATCAGCTCCAAAAAGGCGAAACTCAGCTCAAACGCTGCGAAGCGATGATTAATTCTATGACTCCTCAAGAGCGCAAAAACCCAGATTTATTAGCAAGTTCGCCCAGTCGGCGGCGACGGGTTGCAGCCGGGAGTGGCTATAAAGAGCCGGATGTCAGCAAGTTGGTAAGTGACTTCCAAAAAATGCGTTCTATGATGCAGCAAATGGGGCAAGGACGCTTTCCTGGTATGCCGGGAATGTTTGGCGGTGGTATGGGAGGCGATCCTTACGCTGCTGCTGGCAATCGTCCGGCTGCCCCAGGATGGCGGGGTTATGGTGGTGCTGCCAGCACAAAAAAGAAGCCCAAGAAGGACAAAAAGAAAAAAGGCTTTGGTACTTTATAA
- a CDS encoding pentapeptide repeat-containing protein produces MTVAKRKDINIYERLSFLLQQICLISLGLIVILLIIKDIISAILLIFIYCLSVLFIFWNQQRQQSKKEFQKETEISKSHAKILLTDFALDINSLKNIESNQTKEFNITQNSLQKILNQKAENQINSSATFFLADLSDAQLAEINLDGVYLSGTNLKNANLRNANLRGANLSNANLEDARLEGIHLVSANLNNARLIGANLSNAELTDANLGNANLSNAQLVGANVSGANLSNAQLVYANFKNANLNGVYLWNGNLNNAQLADANLSSAYLSNAKLNNANLSNAVLKNAQLSNAKLKNAKLKNADISFAQLVGVSFNHADLTDANLENANLEGANLTGANLNGANLKNVKINQATKLDRKWRLVWEIVNQGLEGKDIKNADFQDANLQDTDFRNADLSGVKFKGAILENARFVRNSGLSVEMKQQLKQQGAIFED; encoded by the coding sequence ATGACTGTAGCCAAGCGTAAAGATATTAATATATATGAAAGACTGAGTTTTTTACTTCAACAAATCTGTTTAATTAGCTTAGGTTTAATAGTTATTTTACTAATAATAAAAGATATAATTTCAGCAATTTTACTAATTTTTATTTATTGCTTAAGTGTTTTATTTATTTTTTGGAATCAGCAGCGACAGCAGAGTAAAAAAGAATTTCAAAAAGAAACAGAAATATCAAAGTCTCATGCTAAAATTCTATTGACAGATTTTGCTCTAGATATTAATAGTCTTAAAAATATAGAAAGTAACCAAACAAAAGAATTTAATATAACTCAGAATTCTCTCCAAAAAATTCTTAACCAAAAAGCAGAGAACCAAATTAATAGCAGTGCGACTTTCTTTCTTGCAGACTTGAGTGATGCTCAGTTGGCAGAAATAAATCTTGATGGTGTTTATCTTAGTGGTACAAACCTAAAAAATGCTAATTTGAGAAATGCTAATTTGAGAGGTGCTAATCTCAGCAATGCTAATCTTGAAGACGCTCGGCTTGAGGGTATTCATTTAGTCAGTGCTAACCTCAATAATGCCCGATTAATAGGTGCCAACCTCAGCAATGCCGAATTAACAGATGCGAACCTTGGGAATGCCAACCTTAGTAATGCTCAGTTAGTTGGAGCCAATGTTAGTGGTGCTAACCTCAGCAATGCTCAGTTAGTATATGCAAATTTCAAAAATGCCAATCTTAATGGTGTTTATTTATGGAATGGGAACCTAAACAATGCTCAACTAGCAGATGCCAACCTTAGTAGCGCTTATCTGAGTAATGCCAAGTTAAATAATGCCAATCTTAGTAATGCAGTTCTCAAGAATGCTCAACTCAGCAATGCCAAGTTGAAGAATGCCAAGTTGAAGAATGCTGACATCAGTTTTGCTCAGTTAGTAGGTGTTAGCTTTAATCATGCGGATCTTACCGATGCAAACCTAGAGAATGCTAACTTGGAAGGCGCTAATCTGACTGGAGCCAATCTAAATGGTGCTAACTTAAAAAATGTCAAAATTAATCAGGCAACAAAATTGGATCGGAAATGGCGTTTAGTTTGGGAGATTGTCAATCAGGGGCTTGAGGGTAAAGATATTAAAAATGCCGATTTTCAGGATGCCAATCTTCAGGATACCGACTTTAGAAATGCTGATTTGAGTGGTGTTAAATTTAAAGGGGCGATATTAGAAAATGCCCGATTTGTTAGGAATTCAGGGCTGTCTGTTGAGATGAAACAACAGCTGAAGCAACAAGGAGCAATTTTTGAAGATTAG
- a CDS encoding sodium/proline symporter: MASQLSIAATFIAFLALIVFVGIYSANHKQNTTADYLLASRGVNPWLTALSAMSTGQSGLLFLGQVGFAYKIGISSIWLVIGWAIGDYIAWWFFFKRLRQVSEETSSDTVSAFLAHNTSGARWISIVSGVIIIAFLGSYAASQLVAGSKALNVVFGWDYYLGIVLGTIIVIIYCFSGGVRAEIWTDAAQGIIMIGSLLLLLTVAIANGGGVAQLWTKLAAIDPKLVSLSPTNLPLGFIPFLFGWIVAGFGVVGQPHILTRAMAIDSPDNVNQALYIKTICGLVNSFSAIGVGLAARVLLPELMEGGDPELALPYLAQELLPSIFVGLMLAGVFAATMSTADSQILCCSAALTQDIFPNFANSYKLVKLGTLTVAMIVLSIALAGDNNVFLLVTFSWSALASALGPLLILRVWQLPVSTFVALLMMAVGITAAMIWSLVFKWSNIVYEVLPGMAASTLVYLVARLVNANPFLERKR; the protein is encoded by the coding sequence ATGGCTAGTCAACTGTCTATTGCAGCTACTTTCATCGCATTTCTTGCCTTAATTGTCTTTGTCGGAATCTACTCTGCAAACCACAAGCAAAATACAACAGCCGATTACTTGCTAGCTAGCCGAGGGGTAAATCCTTGGCTGACAGCACTATCAGCAATGTCAACCGGACAGAGTGGTTTGTTATTTTTGGGTCAGGTTGGCTTTGCCTATAAAATAGGAATCTCTTCTATTTGGTTGGTGATTGGCTGGGCAATAGGAGATTACATTGCCTGGTGGTTTTTTTTCAAACGGTTAAGACAAGTGTCTGAGGAAACTTCATCTGATACAGTCTCTGCCTTTCTTGCTCATAATACCTCAGGTGCTCGTTGGATTTCTATTGTTTCAGGTGTAATAATTATCGCTTTTCTTGGTTCCTATGCAGCCTCACAACTTGTTGCCGGCAGCAAGGCACTGAATGTGGTGTTTGGTTGGGATTACTACCTGGGAATTGTACTTGGAACTATCATTGTCATCATTTATTGTTTTTCTGGAGGTGTGCGCGCCGAAATTTGGACAGATGCAGCCCAAGGGATCATCATGATTGGTTCGTTACTGCTGTTATTGACGGTTGCGATCGCTAACGGTGGTGGAGTTGCACAACTGTGGACAAAACTAGCAGCTATTGATCCAAAACTAGTTAGCCTGAGTCCCACAAATCTTCCTCTAGGCTTTATACCCTTTTTGTTTGGTTGGATTGTAGCTGGGTTTGGTGTGGTAGGACAACCTCATATCCTGACACGAGCAATGGCGATTGACTCACCTGACAATGTGAATCAAGCTCTTTATATCAAAACTATTTGCGGTTTAGTAAATTCTTTTTCTGCGATCGGTGTAGGTTTAGCAGCACGAGTTCTTTTACCTGAGTTGATGGAGGGGGGAGATCCAGAGTTAGCTTTGCCCTATCTAGCACAGGAGTTGTTGCCCTCTATCTTTGTTGGGCTTATGCTAGCAGGAGTATTTGCTGCTACTATGTCTACCGCCGATTCACAAATTCTTTGTTGTTCAGCAGCACTCACCCAAGACATTTTTCCTAACTTTGCTAACTCTTATAAATTAGTCAAGCTCGGAACCTTGACTGTAGCAATGATTGTATTAAGTATTGCTCTAGCTGGTGATAATAATGTATTCCTTTTGGTTACATTTTCTTGGTCAGCTTTAGCTTCCGCTCTAGGCCCATTACTAATCTTACGTGTTTGGCAATTACCTGTAAGTACATTTGTAGCACTGTTGATGATGGCTGTTGGCATTACTGCCGCCATGATTTGGAGTTTAGTATTCAAATGGTCAAATATTGTCTACGAAGTGCTTCCAGGGATGGCTGCCAGTACTTTGGTTTACTTGGTTGCCCGGCTTGTGAATGCCAATCCATTCCTAGAGAGAAAAAGATAG
- a CDS encoding DUF427 domain-containing protein: MVKPQRIDPAPGQESVWDYPRPPRLEDTNKHIQVIFNDVIIADTHRAKRVLETSHPPVYYIPPEDIKMEYLIQVPQSSFCEWKGGAGYYTIRVNQKEVQNAAWFYPKPTPAFATIKNYVAFYAHLMDACYVNEEKVQPQPGNFYGGWITSDIVGPFKGIPGSWGW; encoded by the coding sequence ATGGTAAAACCTCAACGCATCGATCCCGCCCCCGGACAAGAATCAGTTTGGGACTATCCCCGCCCTCCTCGCCTGGAGGATACAAACAAGCATATCCAAGTCATATTTAATGATGTCATCATTGCAGATACCCATCGTGCCAAGCGTGTTTTAGAAACCAGTCATCCACCTGTTTACTACATTCCTCCAGAAGATATCAAAATGGAGTACCTGATTCAGGTACCGCAATCAAGCTTTTGTGAGTGGAAAGGAGGCGCTGGTTACTACACTATCCGCGTGAATCAAAAAGAAGTACAAAATGCTGCTTGGTTCTATCCCAAACCCACACCAGCCTTTGCAACAATAAAAAACTATGTAGCTTTTTATGCCCATCTCATGGATGCCTGTTACGTCAATGAGGAAAAGGTGCAACCCCAACCAGGCAATTTCTATGGTGGCTGGATAACTAGCGATATTGTCGGGCCTTTTAAAGGTATTCCTGGTAGTTGGGGATGGTAA
- a CDS encoding Uma2 family endonuclease — protein sequence MNTVVLNLEPIVHLSDEQFYQLCLANRDLSLEMNAAGELIIVPPVGGESGNQEARLIADLEIWNRQAKLGKVFSSSTIFILPNGAKRSPDAAWVKLERWEALTPEQRKKIPPLVPDFVIELRSETDRLQRIQEKMQEYIENGLRLGWLINPQDARVEIYRTGKAVEVIQMPAILSGEDVLPGFELQV from the coding sequence ATGAATACTGTTGTCCTCAATCTGGAACCGATCGTTCATTTAAGTGATGAGCAATTTTATCAATTGTGTCTTGCCAATCGTGATTTAAGCCTGGAAATGAATGCAGCAGGAGAATTAATTATTGTGCCACCAGTAGGAGGAGAAAGCGGAAATCAAGAAGCTAGACTGATCGCTGATTTAGAAATCTGGAATCGTCAAGCTAAATTAGGCAAAGTCTTTAGTTCTTCGACTATCTTTATCCTGCCGAATGGTGCCAAACGTTCCCCTGATGCGGCTTGGGTAAAATTGGAACGATGGGAAGCTTTAACGCCAGAACAAAGAAAAAAAATTCCGCCACTGGTACCCGATTTTGTGATTGAACTGCGTTCTGAGACAGATCGGCTGCAACGTATCCAAGAGAAAATGCAGGAATACATAGAAAATGGTTTGCGTTTGGGATGGCTAATTAATCCCCAAGATGCAAGAGTGGAAATTTACCGCACTGGAAAAGCTGTAGAAGTTATACAAATGCCAGCGATTCTTTCTGGAGAAGATGTATTACCTGGGTTTGAGTTGCAAGTGTAG
- a CDS encoding HlyD family efflux transporter periplasmic adaptor subunit, which produces MNGNHANSSSNGNHKNGATLEDKQVLTLADSKASKPSASKDYQETSFEQSVVLRQSPVWSRAIMVSLIGLACFGIAWTYFAKIEQVVPATGQLKPEGTVKEIQAPVNGVVKAIYVKDGKKVKPGDLLLDFDPTANDAELNSLNKIRTSLIQEIQIYRNLFASTSPVAADVELLRGNLPKEAAFLLKNRAALVAENELLRKELKNSPTDKNMGVDEKQRLEAAKRELDSRSTAAQMEIEQIKKRLSQNQIQISDAQASLAIESKILDKMKTLSEEGAIAQLQYLQQQQKVQNNSAQVAQLIEENKRLEFDIEQGKEELKNTVSASEKSVLEKISDNKNKIADIDSQLTRILLENEKQLAEVNSKISQTRLNTKYQSLRAPVAGTVFDLQANNPGFVANASQELLKIVPNDNYIAEVLITNKDIGFVREDMKVDVRIDSFPFSEFGDIKGTVTWIGSDALPPEQTHPYYRFPAKINLHQQSLNIKGKTIPLQSGMSISANIKVREERTVMSLFTELFTKQIESLKEVR; this is translated from the coding sequence ATGAATGGTAATCACGCTAACAGCAGTTCTAACGGTAACCATAAAAATGGAGCAACATTAGAAGATAAGCAGGTATTAACTCTTGCAGATTCTAAAGCTTCTAAACCTTCTGCTTCAAAAGACTATCAAGAAACTTCATTTGAGCAATCAGTTGTGCTACGCCAATCTCCTGTATGGTCACGCGCAATTATGGTAAGTTTGATAGGTTTAGCTTGTTTTGGAATAGCTTGGACGTATTTTGCCAAAATTGAGCAAGTAGTTCCCGCTACCGGGCAATTAAAGCCAGAAGGAACTGTTAAGGAAATTCAAGCTCCAGTCAATGGAGTAGTAAAAGCTATTTATGTTAAAGATGGGAAAAAGGTAAAACCTGGTGACTTATTACTAGATTTCGATCCAACTGCCAATGATGCCGAATTAAATTCTTTAAATAAAATTCGGACTTCTTTAATTCAAGAAATACAAATATATCGGAATTTATTTGCTTCCACTTCTCCTGTCGCTGCCGATGTAGAACTTTTGCGTGGCAATTTACCGAAAGAAGCTGCTTTCCTGTTGAAGAATCGTGCTGCTTTAGTTGCCGAAAATGAATTGTTGCGAAAAGAATTGAAGAATTCTCCTACAGATAAAAACATGGGTGTTGATGAAAAACAACGCCTAGAGGCTGCTAAAAGAGAGTTAGATTCTCGTTCTACAGCAGCCCAGATGGAAATTGAGCAAATCAAGAAAAGACTCTCTCAAAATCAGATTCAAATATCTGATGCTCAAGCTAGTTTAGCTATTGAATCAAAAATTTTAGATAAAATGAAAACACTATCTGAAGAAGGAGCGATCGCTCAACTTCAGTACCTCCAACAGCAACAAAAAGTACAAAATAATAGCGCACAAGTAGCGCAATTAATTGAGGAAAATAAACGTCTTGAATTTGACATCGAACAAGGAAAAGAAGAATTAAAAAATACAGTATCTGCTTCTGAGAAAAGTGTTTTAGAGAAAATAAGTGATAACAAAAATAAAATTGCTGATATTGATAGTCAGCTAACTAGAATTTTGTTAGAAAATGAGAAGCAGTTAGCTGAAGTTAATAGCAAAATCTCACAAACACGATTGAACACTAAATATCAAAGTCTTCGTGCGCCTGTAGCGGGAACTGTATTCGATTTACAAGCTAATAACCCTGGATTTGTAGCAAATGCCAGCCAGGAACTACTAAAAATTGTACCAAATGATAATTATATTGCTGAAGTTTTAATTACAAATAAAGATATTGGTTTTGTTCGCGAAGATATGAAAGTTGATGTCCGAATTGATTCTTTCCCTTTTAGTGAATTTGGTGATATTAAGGGAACAGTCACTTGGATTGGCTCGGATGCTTTACCACCAGAACAAACCCATCCCTACTATCGCTTTCCAGCCAAAATTAATTTGCATCAACAGTCTTTAAACATTAAAGGTAAAACTATTCCTCTGCAATCGGGAATGTCTATTAGTGCTAACATTAAAGTTCGTGAAGAAAGAACTGTGATGAGTCTATTTACAGAGCTGTTCACTAAGCAAATTGAAAGTCTCAAAGAAGTACGTTAG
- a CDS encoding peptidase domain-containing ABC transporter, with product MTYIQSSFQEFISTIKGFDKLPTALVTNFSQKLQPWRYRIGQKILDKERIPDRIAILYEGKIRLLAYDPRTQMPTTIKLLEPGAIIGEISLLRNVACETAIASTEVICLTISSIDYSRLLDEYSTFGDARQNQCHLIEIFDILGAQQQVQAQANINIKELAQTALPEAKVHHLPPGKTSFHQLDREYIWFVSGGGVITEFPVGSRLESSVEQDVLEVKGKNSARLVGLSSSTLLPHSYQIQTQIQQSQLNHTDNLDIPYAPEEESPPDFTTAKTEQKIKKYPFVHGRGELKSAIACFQMLCQYLQIPFRREVVRRVLNEQLKRTGNISFPVCAYLAELIGLRAQLVDIPVASVTRIPTPALISYGDSYAVVYEASSRIVVLGVPEQGILRCKPAEVVTQLNAEENSYPSQAKVLLLSPSKTTPQERFGLQWFLPYLSRYRRVLLEVFIASFFVQLAALANPLVIQLIIDKVIAQNSINTLHILGVLLLVVSLFEAVLSTLRTYLFVDTTNRIDMGLGSEIIDHLLRLPLRYFERRPVGELSTRINELENIRSFLTGTALTVGLDALFSVVYIIVMLIYSWQLTLVGLATIPVFIIITLIASPTVSKQLRSKAERNAQTQSYLVEVMSGIQTVKAQNIEMRSRFSWQERYARYVAAGFKTVVTSTLANSTSNFLNKLSSLLVLWLGAYLVLQGELTLGELIAFRIISGYVTSPILRLAQLWQSFQETALSLERLSDIVDTPQEAESDRYNIPLPAIIGAVKYENISFRFNTGSALQLDNVSLDFPVGKFVGIVGKSGAGKSTLMKLLIRLYEPESGRILVDGYDIAKVELYSLRRQIGVVPQDTLLFDGTVQENIALTNPDATTEEIIEAAKIAVAHEFIMNLPNGYNTRVGERGTALSGGQRQRIAIARSVLQKPKLLVLDEATSALDYPTERQVCLNLAQAFKGTTVFFITHRLNTVRNADIIVVMDGGRVIEQGSHAQLMALRNHYFYLFQQQEVNL from the coding sequence ATGACTTATATTCAAAGCTCTTTTCAGGAATTTATTTCTACTATCAAAGGTTTTGACAAATTACCAACTGCATTAGTCACAAATTTCTCACAAAAATTACAACCTTGGCGCTATCGCATCGGTCAAAAGATTCTTGACAAAGAAAGAATTCCCGACCGCATAGCAATTCTTTATGAAGGTAAAATACGATTGTTGGCATATGACCCCCGCACCCAAATGCCAACTACGATAAAATTGCTAGAACCAGGAGCAATTATTGGCGAAATTAGTTTACTGAGAAACGTAGCTTGTGAAACAGCGATCGCTTCAACTGAAGTTATATGTTTAACAATCAGTTCCATAGACTATTCGCGTTTGCTTGATGAGTATTCAACTTTTGGCGATGCTCGTCAAAATCAGTGTCATTTAATCGAAATATTTGATATTTTAGGTGCGCAACAACAAGTACAAGCTCAAGCGAATATTAATATTAAAGAACTTGCTCAAACAGCATTGCCAGAAGCAAAGGTACATCACCTCCCACCAGGTAAAACTTCATTTCACCAGTTAGATAGAGAATACATTTGGTTTGTCAGTGGCGGTGGAGTAATAACTGAATTTCCTGTTGGTTCTCGTTTGGAATCGAGCGTTGAACAAGATGTACTTGAGGTGAAGGGGAAAAATTCAGCGCGTTTAGTTGGGTTAAGTAGCTCAACTTTATTACCTCATAGTTATCAGATACAAACTCAGATACAACAGAGTCAATTAAATCATACAGACAATCTTGATATTCCTTACGCACCAGAGGAAGAATCGCCACCAGATTTTACTACTGCCAAGACAGAGCAGAAAATCAAAAAGTATCCATTTGTACATGGCAGGGGAGAATTAAAGAGTGCGATCGCCTGCTTTCAAATGTTGTGCCAATATCTACAAATACCGTTTCGACGGGAAGTTGTTCGCCGCGTCTTAAATGAGCAACTCAAACGTACTGGGAACATATCTTTTCCTGTTTGTGCCTACTTAGCAGAATTAATCGGACTTAGGGCGCAATTAGTAGATATACCTGTTGCTAGTGTCACGCGCATCCCAACACCAGCGCTGATTTCCTACGGTGATAGTTATGCAGTTGTTTATGAAGCAAGCTCGCGCATTGTTGTTTTAGGTGTACCAGAACAAGGAATTCTGCGTTGCAAACCGGCTGAAGTAGTTACCCAATTGAATGCAGAAGAAAACAGCTATCCATCACAAGCAAAGGTATTGCTACTTTCTCCCAGCAAAACGACACCCCAGGAACGTTTCGGTTTACAATGGTTTCTTCCCTATTTATCACGCTACCGCCGTGTACTGTTAGAAGTTTTTATTGCTTCATTTTTTGTACAATTGGCAGCCCTAGCTAACCCACTAGTTATTCAGTTAATTATCGATAAAGTCATTGCTCAAAACAGTATAAATACCTTGCATATTTTAGGTGTTTTACTGTTAGTAGTAAGCTTATTTGAAGCTGTACTTAGTACACTGCGAACTTACTTATTTGTCGATACTACTAATCGTATCGATATGGGTTTGGGTTCAGAAATTATTGACCACTTGCTACGTCTACCATTACGCTATTTTGAACGTCGTCCAGTTGGAGAACTTTCCACCCGCATCAACGAGTTAGAAAATATTCGCTCTTTTCTCACTGGCACTGCTTTAACAGTGGGTTTAGATGCTCTATTTTCAGTGGTTTATATCATCGTCATGCTCATTTACAGCTGGCAACTAACGCTAGTTGGTTTAGCAACAATTCCAGTATTTATAATTATCACTTTGATTGCTTCTCCCACAGTTAGTAAACAACTACGTAGCAAAGCAGAACGCAATGCCCAAACTCAATCTTACCTGGTTGAGGTTATGTCTGGTATTCAAACCGTAAAAGCGCAAAATATCGAAATGCGATCGCGCTTTTCATGGCAAGAGCGTTATGCTCGTTATGTTGCTGCTGGATTTAAAACTGTAGTTACTTCCACTCTCGCTAATTCTACTAGCAATTTTCTCAATAAATTAAGTAGCCTGCTGGTGCTTTGGTTGGGTGCTTATTTAGTGTTGCAAGGAGAATTAACTTTAGGAGAATTAATTGCCTTTAGAATTATCTCTGGTTATGTCACTAGTCCGATATTACGTTTGGCACAACTTTGGCAAAGCTTCCAAGAAACAGCCTTGTCTTTGGAACGTTTAAGCGATATTGTTGATACACCACAAGAAGCAGAATCAGACCGTTACAATATTCCCTTACCTGCAATTATAGGAGCGGTAAAATATGAAAATATCTCTTTCCGCTTTAATACAGGTAGTGCGCTACAACTTGACAATGTCAGCCTAGATTTTCCTGTCGGTAAATTTGTGGGAATTGTTGGCAAAAGTGGTGCAGGTAAAAGTACTTTAATGAAATTATTAATCCGGTTGTATGAGCCAGAATCCGGCAGGATTTTAGTTGATGGTTATGATATAGCCAAAGTAGAACTTTATTCTCTGCGCCGACAAATTGGTGTTGTTCCTCAAGATACGCTGTTATTTGATGGTACAGTCCAAGAAAATATAGCTCTCACCAATCCTGATGCCACAACAGAAGAAATTATCGAAGCTGCCAAAATTGCAGTCGCTCACGAATTTATTATGAACTTACCTAACGGTTACAATACGCGAGTCGGCGAGAGGGGTACTGCACTTTCCGGTGGGCAAAGACAAAGAATAGCGATCGCGCGTTCAGTTTTGCAAAAACCAAAATTATTAGTTCTAGACGAAGCAACCAGCGCCTTAGATTATCCTACAGAACGGCAAGTCTGCCTCAACTTAGCACAAGCATTCAAAGGAACAACAGTATTTTTCATTACTCATCGTCTCAACACTGTCAGAAATGCAGATATCATTGTCGTCATGGATGGTGGTAGAGTCATCGAACAAGGAAGTCATGCCCAATTAATGGCTTTAAGAAATCATTATTTTTATTTATTTCAACAACAAGAAGTGAATTTGTAA
- a CDS encoding peptidylprolyl isomerase, whose translation MSPVLQVGDRTLTATEVLPLLAEYQLLPQLVKEIVISQAIAEIECTQQETKLACQQLAQQYQLTSDAMLQLWLQQNNMSAKQFEALAVRQLKLEKFKQNNWGKDLDAYFIQRKPLLDRVVYSLIRTTDLGIAQEIYFRIKEGEQSFIQLAREFAQGPEKETDGLIGPVELQALHPVLAKLLLSCQPQQLLPPTQVGDWIVIVRLEKLLTAKLEASMRQRLINERFHQWLQMQISAQNWQIHQSELIATTNR comes from the coding sequence ATGTCTCCAGTTCTGCAAGTAGGCGATCGCACACTGACAGCCACAGAAGTTTTACCACTGCTAGCAGAATACCAACTGCTACCACAGCTAGTAAAAGAGATAGTCATCAGCCAAGCAATAGCAGAAATTGAGTGTACGCAACAGGAGACTAAGCTTGCTTGTCAACAATTGGCTCAACAATATCAACTCACTTCTGATGCTATGCTTCAGCTTTGGTTGCAGCAAAATAACATGAGTGCCAAGCAATTTGAAGCGCTGGCTGTTCGACAATTAAAACTAGAAAAATTCAAACAAAATAACTGGGGAAAAGATTTAGATGCTTATTTTATTCAACGCAAACCCTTATTAGATCGCGTTGTTTATTCTCTGATAAGAACTACTGATCTAGGTATTGCCCAAGAAATTTACTTTCGCATCAAAGAAGGAGAGCAGTCTTTTATCCAACTAGCACGAGAATTTGCACAAGGCCCAGAAAAGGAAACAGATGGTTTAATAGGGCCAGTAGAATTACAAGCACTTCATCCAGTTTTAGCGAAATTATTATTATCCTGTCAACCACAGCAATTATTACCACCTACCCAAGTAGGCGATTGGATTGTGATTGTTCGTCTAGAAAAATTGCTAACAGCTAAGTTAGAAGCTTCGATGCGTCAACGATTAATCAATGAACGTTTTCATCAATGGCTACAAATGCAAATTTCAGCACAGAATTGGCAGATTCATCAATCTGAATTAATTGCTACTACTAATCGTTAA
- a CDS encoding AAA family ATPase, whose amino-acid sequence MLSSPGGYRFFALVTTVIVLAATNRSEVLDPALLRLARFNRQVLAIAGNCRGEKQFSKFILRK is encoded by the coding sequence TTGCTAAGTTCTCCAGGGGGTTATCGTTTTTTTGCACTCGTTACAACGGTGATTGTGCTAGCAGCCACGAATCGTTCTGAAGTCTTAGATCCTGCTCTATTGCGTCTTGCTCGATTTAACCGTCAAGTGTTAGCGATCGCCGGGAACTGTCGGGGCGAGAAGCAATTTTCAAAATTTATACTCAGAAAGTAA